The Zonotrichia albicollis isolate bZonAlb1 chromosome 6, bZonAlb1.hap1, whole genome shotgun sequence genome window below encodes:
- the LOC113460529 gene encoding membrane-spanning 4-domains subfamily A member 4D-like isoform X1 produces MAATTVTDAGSVRIITEVIPATDPRAAQLASGSRAPARTSFQTQGFRRAHPKVLGTIHIFTGIAHICFGIILTLSEHRNPSLPVASGVLFWLGILLLVSGSLLVESERRDSPALVKACCVLSVGVILGTLVAIGIHGTAITQITPGCGKPEPFRTRPEWCLHMESKKLSNGLDSILVLLGLLEFCVAVAVLAFGYDTVWEHTYTQLAL; encoded by the exons ATGGCGGCCACCACGGTGACGGACGCGGGCAGCGTGAGGATCATCACGGAGGTGATCCCGGCCACGGATCCCCgggcagcccagctggcctCAGGCTCCCGGGCACCTGCCAGGACCTCATTCCAAACACAAGGCTTCCGCAGGGCTCATCCCAAGGTGTTGGGG ACCATCCACATCTTCACTGGAATTGCCCACATCTGCTTTGGGATCATCCTGACACTGTCGGAGCACAGGAACCCTTCCCTCCCTGTGGCCAGCGGGGTCCTCTTCTGGTTGGGGATCCTG CTCCTGGTCTCGGGCTCGTTGCTGGTGGAAAGTGAAAGGAGAGACAGCCCTGCGCTG GTCAAGGCCTGCTGCGTGCTCAGTGTGGGCGTTATCCTGGGCACGCTGGTGGCCATCGGGATCCACGGCACAGCCATCACCCAGATCACACCCGGCTGCGGGAAACCCGAGCCCTTCCGGACCCGCCCGGAATGGTGCCTCCACATGGAGAGCAAG AAGCTGAGCAACGGCCTGGATTCCATCCTGGTGCTGCTCGGCCTCCTGGAATTCTGCGTGGCCGTGGCGGTTCTGGCGTTCGGATACGACACGGTGTGGGAGCACACGTACACCCAGCTG GCGCTGTAG
- the LOC102062391 gene encoding acyl-coenzyme A amino acid N-acyltransferase 2 translates to MVEVTVTPQSSLADRPVQIRVRGLSPSQLVTLRAWLKDEQGECFQSRAFFRADGAGEVDPGLHAALGGSYSGLWPMGLLWFLQPDTLFRRLVKRDVAGSPFRVRLEVWDGLSLGTDPREQPLASCEAERWYVGPGVQRVPIREGRVRGALFLPPGPGPFPGVIDLFGGAGGLIEFRAGLLASRGFAVLALAFFAYDDLPRVLAQLDLEYFEEAAELLLRHPKVRGPGLGVVGVSKGAEVALAMATFLPQVAATVWINGTSFLYGNPLLYKELRIPAIPYHTERVLFTEVGAMDNSAIFDDPRDAAHRASAIPVERIRGKVLFVVGEADRSFNSKLFAELALARMPPESGRVLSYPGAGHLIEPPGSPLCSNSAIRGTPKPVAWGGELQAHARAQEHSWQEILQFLELHLGSVAAMKL, encoded by the exons ATGGTGGAGGTGACGGTGACGCCGCAGTCCTCGCTGGCCGACCGGCCCGTGCAGATCCGTGTGCGGggactgtccccatcccagctggtcaCGCTCCGGGCCTGGCTGAAGGATGAGCAGGGCGAGTGCTTCCAATCCCGTGCCTTTTTCCGCGCCGATGGAGCGGGAGAGGTGGATCCCGGGCTCCACGCCGCCCTGGGGGGCAGCTACTCCGGGCTCTGGCCCATGGGGCTCCTGTGGTTCCTGCAGCCCGACACGCTGTTCCGGCGGCTGGTGAAGCGGGATGTGGCCGGCAGCCCCTTCCGCGTGCGGCTGGAGGTGTGGGACGGGCTCAGCCTGGGCACGGATCCGCGGGAGCAGCCGCTGGCATCCTGTGAGGCCGAGCGCTGGTACGTGGGCCCCGGAGTGCAGCGGGTGCCCATCCGTGAGGGAAGGGTCCGTGGCGCCCTGTTCCTGCCTCCTG GTCCGGGCCCCTTCCCCGGAGTTATCGACCTGTTTGGGGGTGCGGGGGGCCTCATTGAGTTCCGGgcagggctcttggccagccgGGGCTTTGCCGTGCTGGCCCTCGCCTTCTTCGCCTATGACGACCTGCCCCGAGTCCTGGCCCAGCTGGACCTGGAATATTTCGAGGAAGCGGCTGAGCTGCTCCTCCGGCATCCCAAG GTCCGaggccctggcctgggcgtgGTGGGCGTTTCCAAAGGCGCGGAGGTGGCCTTGGCCATGGCCACCTTCCTGCCACAGGTGGCGGCCACGGTGTGGATCAACGGCACGAGCTTCCTGTACGGAAACCCGCTGCTCTACAAGGAGCTGCGCATCCCGGCCATCCCCTACCACACCGAGCGCGTCCTGTTCACCGAGGTGGGAGCCATGGACAACTCGGCCATCTTTGACGACCCCCGGGACGCCGCGCACCGCGCCTCGGCCATCCCGGTGGAGAGGATCCGGGGCAAGGTGCTGTTTGTGGTGGGAGAGGCCGACCGCAGCTTCAACAGCAAGCTCTTCGCCGAGCTGGCCCTGGCGCGGATGCCGCCGGAGAGCGGCCGGGTGCTGTCCTACCCCGGCGCCGGGCACCTGATCGagccccccgggtcccccctgTGCAGCAACTCCGCCATCCGCGGCACCCCCAAACCCGTGGCCTGGGGGGGAGAGCTCCAGGCCCACGCCCGGGCACAGGAACATTCCTGGCAGGAGATCCTGCAGTTCTTGGAGCTCCATCTGGGCTCGGTTGCTGCCATGAAGCTGTGA
- the LOC113460529 gene encoding membrane-spanning 4-domains subfamily A member 15-like isoform X2: MAATTVTDAGSVRIITEVIPATDPRAAQLASGSRAPARTSFQTQGFRRAHPKTIHIFTGIAHICFGIILTLSEHRNPSLPVASGVLFWLGILLLVSGSLLVESERRDSPALVKACCVLSVGVILGTLVAIGIHGTAITQITPGCGKPEPFRTRPEWCLHMESKKLSNGLDSILVLLGLLEFCVAVAVLAFGYDTVWEHTYTQLAL; encoded by the exons ATGGCGGCCACCACGGTGACGGACGCGGGCAGCGTGAGGATCATCACGGAGGTGATCCCGGCCACGGATCCCCgggcagcccagctggcctCAGGCTCCCGGGCACCTGCCAGGACCTCATTCCAAACACAAGGCTTCCGCAGGGCTCATCCCAAG ACCATCCACATCTTCACTGGAATTGCCCACATCTGCTTTGGGATCATCCTGACACTGTCGGAGCACAGGAACCCTTCCCTCCCTGTGGCCAGCGGGGTCCTCTTCTGGTTGGGGATCCTG CTCCTGGTCTCGGGCTCGTTGCTGGTGGAAAGTGAAAGGAGAGACAGCCCTGCGCTG GTCAAGGCCTGCTGCGTGCTCAGTGTGGGCGTTATCCTGGGCACGCTGGTGGCCATCGGGATCCACGGCACAGCCATCACCCAGATCACACCCGGCTGCGGGAAACCCGAGCCCTTCCGGACCCGCCCGGAATGGTGCCTCCACATGGAGAGCAAG AAGCTGAGCAACGGCCTGGATTCCATCCTGGTGCTGCTCGGCCTCCTGGAATTCTGCGTGGCCGTGGCGGTTCTGGCGTTCGGATACGACACGGTGTGGGAGCACACGTACACCCAGCTG GCGCTGTAG
- the TMEM109 gene encoding voltage-gated monoatomic cation channel TMEM109 yields MGSAVGHRALLALLLWIPFLMGSAGDGAKGGPEGFRGHTTTSDDFLLRLGRSTWDTLESWVGHQPLRVVAESLSTTLWIVSSGISAALSTLCGILGDLLAASSINGHRLVRTAALAPGEVQRVLLWAVAALLGSWVLTRLRGLLLPLLRGLKLFFFLGAFLHVAASQESPTVQAGMLLGLWLLYTFLGSLVASPDPSARLDAAVKSLEWKVEELRRRQKFGGPRNRED; encoded by the exons ATGGGGAGTGCCGTGGGGCACCgggccctgctggccctgctgctgtggatcCCATTCCTCATGGGATCGGCGGGGGACGGAGCCAAGGGTGGCCCGGAGGGATTCAGGGGACACACCACCACCTCTGATGACTTCCTGCTCCGGCTGGGAAGATCCACTTGGGACACCCTGGAAAGCTGGGTGGGACACCAGCCCCTGCGGGTGGTGGCAGAG agcctctcCACCACCCTGTGGATCGTTTCCTCTGGGATCTCAGCAGCCCTGAGCACGCTCTGTGGGATCCTGGGGGATCTCCTGGCCGCCTCCAGCATCAACG gcCACCGGCTGGTCCGAACGGCagctctggctcccggagaagTGCAGAGGGTGCTCCTGTGGGCCGTGGCCGCCCTGCTGGGATCCTGGGTGCTGACCCGGCTCCGAGGGCTGCTGCTCCCGCTGCTCCGTGGCCTGaagcttttcttcttcctggGAGCCTTCCTGCACGTGGCCGCTTCCCAGGAGAGCCCCACGGTGCAGGCGGGAATGCTGctgggcctgtggctgctctacaccttcctgggcagcctggtgGCATCCCCGGATCCCAGTGCCCGGCTGGATGCGGCCGTCAAGAGCCTGGAGTGGAAGGTGGAGGAGCTGCGGCGGCGCCAGAAGTTTGGGGGACCCCGGAACCGGGAGGATTGA
- the ZP1 gene encoding zona pellucida sperm-binding protein 1 has protein sequence MGRSCSFLLLLFLLSPWPRATVARLQYRHDCGELGMQLLVFPPHGRTVRFKVLDEFGSRFDVANCSICLHWLNSREDGSVIFSSGYKGCHVLFKENRYVLRVQLEELLSSGIPITSYEVNMTCPKPGGSEALTDGTQGTSRDSPTLFSHTGLHQVSGSSLTLTGSHFSAQDLVEQVHAVGQYQPSPVLPGIHHHSNPAHSGLLSQPAGVHPVNPVQGSFFHPAVQPPQPGGQSQPEFLHPVLVSQNHPGLGHHGGQSQPGHLRPGSVSQNQPGIRPGSGTQNQPGMMHAGGQNQPGIRPGSASHNQPGIRPGSVSPNQPGMTHSVGQNQPGIRPGPVSQHQPGIMHSVGQTQPGIRPVSVSHNQPGMLHHGGQNQPGIRPGSVSQIHPGGQNQPGIRPGSVSQIHPGGQNQPGIRPGSVSQIHPGGQNQPGIRPGSVSQIHPGGQNQPGIRPGFVSPNQPGLSSTGAQTPAGFQRPGGQPLNQPGISRPNHPSNSQAVFPGHAGLLHPSPALVHPGLSSWPGFISPGPQAEPQPGLGLPGLRPQPGLLQPGIHTQPSLLQPTALFYPSPGAGTQLTREQCQVPVGRMPCVAPQGRDACLQAGCCYDNTDRTTPCYYGNTATVQCLLEGHFVLVVPRGMVALPYNLDTVRVAGGQAGCEPHHVSEAFVMFRFPVTHCGTTVQVIGDTLVYENQLISTIDVQGSPRGSVTRDSVYILRARCIYNSSDLLPLGVEVAVPPTSAPLAMLGPLALQLRIATGECSLSRSPSHSPSCSTPSNIPTDESYSSYHAVGDFPLVRVLRDPIYVEVRLLQKTDPNLVLVLHHCWASPGSHATSQPQWPILVEGCPFQGDNYRTRLIPMGPASPELPFPSHYQRFVISTFAFVEPPKMAVLEGEVYISCSASVCHLAQPEPCRPSCQLGVPSRARRSPGDRSTGDSMGTVTSQGCVVFPEAPKRGGTQQRG, from the exons ATGGGACggagctgctccttcctcctgctcctcttcctcctgtccCCGTGGCCCAGAGCCACTGTGGCACGGCTGCAGTACCGCCACGACTGCGGAGAGTTGGGAATGCAGCTCCTGGTCTTCCCGCCCCATGGCCGCACCGTCCGCTTCAAGGTTCTGG ACGAGTTTGGCTCCCGCTTTGACGTGGCCAACTGCTCCATCTGCCTCCACTGGCTGAATTCCAGGGAGGACGGCTCTGTCATCTTCTCCTCTGGCTACAAGGGCTGCCACGTCCTGTTCAAG GAGAACCGCTACGTCCTGCGGgtgcagctggaggagctgctgtccAGCGGGATCCCCATCACCTCCTACGAGGTCAACATGACCTGCCCCAAGCCAGGTGGCTCTGAGGCGCTCACAGATGGAACCCAGGGGACGAGCCGGGACAGCCCAACGCTGTTCTCCCACACTGGCCTGCACCAGGTCTCGGGGTCCTCCCTCACCCTCACGGGATCCCACTTCTCAGCCCAAGATCTCGTGGAGCAGGTTCACGCCGTGGGACAGtaccagcccagcccagtgctTCCCGGGATCCACCACCATTCCAACCCAGCCCACTCGGGGCTTCTGTCCCAGCCTGCTGGGGTTCATCCTGTCAACCCAGTCCAGGGAAGCTTCTTCcacccagcagtgcagcccccccagcctggggggcagagccagccagaGTTTCTTCACCCAGTGCTTGTATCCCAAAACCATCCCGGTTTGGGGCATCACGgggggcagagccagccagggcacCTGCGTCCAGGGTCTGTATCCCAAAACCAGCCTGGGATTCGCCCAGGGTCTGGAACCCAAAACCAGCCTGGGATGATGCATGCTGGGGGTCAAAACCAACCAGGGATTCGCCCAGGGTCTGCATCCCACAACCAGCCTGGGATTCGTCCAGGGTCTGTATCCCCAAATCAGCCTGGGATGACGCATTCTGTGGGTCAAAACCAGCCAGGGATTCGCCCAGGGCCTGTATCCCAACATCAGCCTGGGATAATGCATTCTGTGGGTCAAACCCAACCAGGCATTCGTCCAGTATCTGTATCCCACAACCAGCCTGGGATGCTGCATCACGGGGGTCAAAACCAACCAGGGATTCGCCCTGGGTCTGTATCCCAAATTCATCCTGGGGGTCAAAACCAACCAGGGATTCGCCCTGGGTCTGTATCCCAAATTCATCCTGGGGGTCAAAACCAACCAGGGATTCGCCCTGGGTCTGTATCTCAAATTCATCCTGGGGGTCAAAACCAACCAGGGATTCGCCCCGGGTCTGTATCCCAAATTCATCCTGGGGGTCAAAACCAACCAGGGATTCGCCCAGGGTTTGTATCCCCCAACCAGCCTGGCTTGTCCTCCACTGGTGCCCAGACTCCAGCAGGATTCCAGCGCCCGGGAGGTCAGCCCCTAAACCAGCCAGGAATATCTCGTCCCAATCATCCCTCCAACTCCCAAGCCGTGTTcccaggccatgctgggctgctccatcccagcccagctttGGTGCACCCAGGACTCTCATCCTGGCCAGGTTTCATCAGCCCTGGaccccaggctgagccccagcccggcctgggACTCCCTGGGCTGCGGCCCCAGCCTGGATTGCTGCAGCCTGGGATtcacacccagcccagcctgctgcagcccacAGCGCTCTTCTACCCCTCGCCGGGGGCAG GAACGCAGCTGACCCGGGAGCAGTGCCAGGTGCCGGTGGGCCGCATGCCGTGCGTGGCTCCGCAGGGACGGGATGCGTGCCTGCAGGCGGGATGCTGCTACGACAACACGGACCGCACCACACCCTGCTATTACGGGAATACCG CCACCGTGCAGTGCCTGCTGGAGGGACACTTCGTGCTGGTGGTGCCGCGGGGAATGGTGGCCCTGCCGTACAACCTGGACACCGTGCGGGTGGCCGGCGGCCAGGCGGGGTGCGAGCCCCACCATGTGTCCGAGGCCTTCGTCATGTTCCGCTTCCCAGTCACCCACTGCGGCACCACCGTCCAG GTGATAGGGGACACGCTGGTCTATGAGAACCAGCTGATCTCCACCATCGACGTCCAGGGATCCCCCCGTGGCTCCGTCACTCGGGACAGCGTCTACAT TCTCCGAGCTCGGTGCATCTACAACTCCAGTGACCTCCTTCCCTTGGGAGTGGAGGTGGCCGTGCCCCCCACATCGGCCCCCCTGGCCATGCTGGGCCCGCTGGCGCTCCAGCTGCGCATTGCCACCGGTGAGTGCTCCCTATCCCGCTCCCCATCCCACTCCCCATCCTGCTCAACCCCTTCCAACATTCCCACAGATGAATCCTACAGTTCCTACCACGCTGTGGGTGACTTCCCCCTGGTGAGGGTGCTCCGGGACCCCATTTACGTGGAAGTCCGGCTGCTCCAGAAGACAGATCCCAAtttggtgctggtgctgcaccaCTGCTGGGCCTCCCCTGGCTCCCACGCCACATCccagccccagtggcccatccTGGTGGAAGG GTGTCCCTTCCAAGGGGACAACTACAGGACACGGCTGATTCCGATGGGTCCGGCCTCTCCGGAGCTGCCCTTCCCCAGCCACTACCAGCGCTTCGTCATCTCCACCTTTGCCTTTGTGGAGCCCCCCAAAatggctgtgctggaagggGAG GTGTACATCTCCTGCAGCGCCTCGGTGTGCCACCTGGCCCAGCCGGAGCCCTGCCGGCCCTCCTGCCAGCTGGGAGTGCCCTCAC gagcACGGAGGTCTCCAGGGGACAGGAGCACAGGTGACAGCATGGGGACAGTCACATCCCAGGGATGCGTTGTGTTTCCTGAGGCTCCCAAGAGAGGGGGAACTCAGCAGAGAGGCTGA
- the PRPF19 gene encoding pre-mRNA-processing factor 19 translates to MALICSISNEVPEHPCVSPVSNHVYERRLIEKYIAENGTDPVNNQPLSEEQLIDIKVAHPIRPKPPSATSIPAILKALQDEWDAVMLHSFTLRQQLQTTRQELSHALYQHDAACRVIARLTKEVTAAREALATLKPQAGLIVPQAVPSAQPNVAGAGEAMDLGELAGMTPEIIQKLQDKATVLTTERKKRGKTVPEELVKPEELSKYRQVASHVGLHSASIPGILALDLCPSDTNKILTGGADKNVIVFDKSSEQILATLKGHTKKVTSVVFHPSQDLVFSASPDATIRIWSVPNASCVQVVRAHEGSVTGLSLHATGDYLLSSSDDQYWAFSDIQTGRVLTKVTDESSGCALTCAQFHPDGLIFGTGTMDSQIKIWDLKERTNVANFPGHSGPITSIAFSENGYYLATAADDSSVKLWDLRKLKNFKTLQLDNNFEVKSLIFDQSGTYLALGGTDVQIYICKQWTEILHFTEHSGLTTGVAFGHHAKFIASTGMDRSLKFYSL, encoded by the exons ATGGCGCTCATCTGCTCCA TTTCCAACGAGGTCCCGGAGCACCCGTGTGTGTCGCCGGTGTCCAACCACGTGTACGAGCGGCGGCTGATCGAGAAGTACATCGCGGAGAACGGCACCGACCCTGTCAACAACCAGCCGCTGTCCGAGGAGCAGCTCATCGACATCAAAG TCGCGCACCCGATCCGGCCCAAGCCGCCCTCGGCCACCAGCATCCCGGCCATCCTGAAGGCCCTGCAGGACGAGTGG GACGCCGTGATGCTGCACAGCTTCACGCTgcggcagcagctgcagaccaCGCGCCAGGAGCTGTCCCACGCCCTGTACCAGCACGACGCCGCCTGCAGGGTCATCGCCCGCCTCACCAAGGAGGTCACTGCCGCCAGAGAAG CTCTGGCCACGCTGAAGCCTCAGGCCGGGCTCATCGTGCCCCAGGCGGTGCCGTCAGCACAGCCCAACGTAGCC GGCGCTGGCGAGGCCATGGATCTGGGAGAGCTGGCGGGAATGACCCCGGAGATCATCCAGAAG CTCCAAGACAAGGCCACGGTGCTGACCACGGAGCGTAAGAAG AGGGGCAAGACGGTCCCGGAGGAGCTGGTGAAGCCGGAGGAGCTCAGCAAGTACCGGCAGGTGGCCTCACATGTG gggctgcacagcgCCAGCATCCCAGGAATTCTTGCCTTGGATCTGTGTCCTTCCGACACCAACAAGATCCTCACTG GTGGAGCCGACAAAAACGTCATCGTGTTCGACAAGAGCTCGGAGCAGATCCTGGCCACGCTCAAGGGCCACACCAAGAAGGTCACCAGCGTTGTCTTCCACCCATCCCAG GACTTGGTGTTCTCGGCCTCTCCCGACGCCACGATCCGGATCTGGTCCGTTCCCAACGCCTCCTGCGTGCAGGTGGTCCGTGCCCACGAGGGCTCCGTGACCGGGCTCAGCCTGCACGCCACGGGTGATTACCTGCTCAGCTCCTCGGATGACCAG TACTGGGCTTTCTCGGATATCCAGACTGGCCGGGTCCTCACCAAGGTGACGGATGAGAGCTCTGGATGTG CTCTCACCTGTGCGCAGTTCCACCCGGACGGGCTCATTTTTGGGACGGGAACGATGGATTCCCAAATCAAGATCTGGGATCTGAAG gaACGCACCAACGTGGCCAACTTCCCGGGACACTCGGGCCCCATCACCAGCATCGCCTTCTCCGAGAACGGATACTACCTGGCCACGGCAGCTGACGACTCCTCCGTCAAGCTCTGGGACTTGAGGAAGCTCAAGAACTTCAAGACGTTGCAGCTGGATAACAACTTTGAG GTGAAATCCCTGATTTTCGACCAGAGTGGGACCTACCTGGCGCTGGGCGGGACTGATGTCCAGATCTACATCTGCAAGCAGTGGACAGAGATCCTCCACTTCACAG AGCACAGTGGTCTGACCACAGGAGTGGCCTTTGGCCACCATGCCAAGTTCATCGCTTCCACAGGCATGGACCGGAGCCTCAAGTTCTACAGCCTGTAG
- the CCDC86 gene encoding coiled-coil domain-containing protein 86, producing the protein MLPNIKMAAGEALWLRAPPAIAALTSSPRRRGAAWIMEGENGGTPAPGATPEGPSGAAAARRRRKGGKKRQEAVITIPRGKPKSGRVWKDPGKKRFSHMIQDKALRSSWARKMKERQERKLVRDLARQLEEAKQREKEEKKRRREENLKRRLENERKAEIVQVIRNPLKLKRARKKQLRRVEKRDTLALLQKTPVRRSTATE; encoded by the exons ATGTTGCCCAATATAAAGATGGCCGCCGGGGAGGCGCTCTGGCTTCGCGCTCCTCCGGCGATCGCCGCTCTGACGTCATCTCCGCGACGCCGCGGGGCCGCGTGGATCATGGAGGGGGAGAACGGGGGGACCCCGGCACCGGGAGCGACCCCCGAGGGGCCCAGCGGGGCCGCCGCGGCTCGGCGGCGGCGGAAAGGCGGCAAGAAGCGGCAGGAGGCGGTGATCACCATCCCCCGGGGCAAGCCCAAGTCGGGACGCGTGTGGAAGGATCCCGGGAAGAAGAG GTTCTCCCACATGATCCAGGACAAGGCGCTCCGCAGCTCCTGGGCACGGAAAATgaaggagaggcaggagaggaaGCTGGTCCGGgatctggcacggcagctggaGGAAGCCAagcagagggagaaggag GAAAAGAAGCGGCGGCGGGAGGAGAACCTGAAGCGGCGCCTGGAAAACGAGCGGAAAGCCGAGATTGTCCAAGTG ATCCGGAACCCCCTGAAGCTGAAGAGGGCCAGGAAGAAGCAGCTGAGGCGGGTGGAGAAGCGGGACACACTGGCGCTGCTCCAGAAGACGCCCGTGAGGCGCAGCACGGCCACGGAATga
- the LOC102062741 gene encoding membrane-spanning 4-domains subfamily A member 12-like, with product MQGMGSLRLGSRAVMYTAETLPKGKNRVMGTIQIMMGFLHIGFGIVLTTLTNVYTSVFVIGEIPFLGGVSFIISGCLSIGAEKSPTECAVKGSQTMNVISAIFALLGIVAFIVDLNLNGLYRSSLNSCSYLILLAGNGISIVLLIFTILEFCIAVATANFWCRATRLSSNEAMLIVPSATRVDLAVPPAELPQPPSYSELAAPEV from the exons ATGCAGGGCATGGGGAGCCTCCGGCTGGGCAGCCGCGCCGTCATGTACACGGCCGAGACCCTGCCCAAGGGCAAGAACCGCGTCATGGGG ACCATCCAGATTATGATGGGATTCCTTCACATCGGCTTCGGGATCGTCCTGACCACACTCACCAATGTCTACACCTCTGTCTTCGTCATCGGAGAGATCCCTTTCCTGGGCGGCGTGTCG TTCATCATCTCCGGGTGCCTCTCCATCGGCGCCGAGAAGAGTCCCACGGAATGCGCG GTGAAGGGCAGCCAGACCATGAATGTCATCAGTGCCATCTTCGCTCTCCTGGGAATCGTGGCCTTCATCGTGGACCTCAACCTCAACGGGCTCTACCGCTCCAGCCTCAACTCCTGCAGCTATCTCATCCTG ctcgcagggaATGGGATTTCCATCGTGCTGCTCATCTTCACCATCCTGGAATTCTGCATCGCCGTGGCCACCGCCAACTTCTGGTGCCGGGCCACCCGCCTCAGCTCCAACGAG GCCATGCTGAtcgtccccagtgccacccgtGTGGATCTGGCTGTGCCACCGGCGGAGCTGCCTCAGCCTCCCAGCTACAGCGAG CTGGCTGCTCCTGAAGTCTGA